The DNA sequence ACGCCGTAGGAGCCGTCCGAGGGGATGCCCATGGAGGTCCAGTCGCCCGCGGCGGTGCCGTTGACCCAGGTGTGGACGTGGTCGATGGCGGCGTTGGCGGCGGAGGCGGCCGAGGAGGCGCCGCGCGCCTCGATGATGGCCGCGCCGCGCTTGGCGACGGTCGGGATGAAGGTGTCGGCCAGCCACGCCTCGTCGTTGACGACCTCGGCGGCGTTCTTGCCCGCGACCTCGGCGTGGAAGATGTCCGGGTACTGGGTGGCGGAGTGGTTGCCCCAGATCGTCAGCTTCTTGATGTCGGAGACGGCGGTGCCGGTCTTCTTCGCGAGCTGCGAGATGGCGCGGTTGTGGTCCAGGCGGGTCATCGCGGTGAAGCGCTCGGCCGGCACGTCCGGCGCGGCGGCCTGGGCGATCAGGGCGTTGGTGTTGGCCGGGTTGCCGACGACCAGGACCTTGATGTCGTCCGCGGCGTGGTCGTTGATGGCCTTGCCCTGCGGCTTGAAGATGCCGCCGTTGGCCTCCAGGAGGTCACCGCGCTCCATGCCCTTGGTGCGGGGGCGGGCGCCGACGAGCAGCGCGACGTTGGCGCCGTCGAAGGCCACGTTCGGGTCGTCGGTGATCTCGATGCCGCGCAGCAGCGGGAACGCGCAGTCGTCGAGCTCCATGGCGGTGCCCTCGGCGGCCTTGAGACCCTGCGGGATCTCCAGAAGTCGCAGCTTGACCGGCACGTCGGCGCCGAGGAGGTGACCGGAGGCGATGCGGAAGAGCAGCGCGTAGCCGATCTGACCGGCCGCGCCGGTGACGGTGACATTGACGGGAGTGCGGGTCATGGCGATCTCCTGCTGCGAAACTGGCGGTGGGTGTCCCTGCCCCTGTTGTGCGGACCTCTCTTGGTATCAAGAGATCCGGCGTCAGGCTATCCGACCGCGCACGCCCGGAACCCCCGAACCGGTGTGGGACGCCTCACCCGAGTCCCACCCGGGCCTCACCTGGGCCTATGGCACCTCCTGTGACGCTTCGGACGCCTCTTCCGCCCCGGCGGCACCGGACGCCCCGGCGGACCCCTTCGAACCGTCAGTCCCGGGCGTCCCGCTGCTCTCTCCCGTCCCCGGCTTCCTGGGGAGCGTGCAGCCCTGGCGTCCGGAGCTGAGCACCACGCAGGCCCTGGCCTCGCCCGGAGCCGCGACCGCGACCATGGTGCTGTGGCCGTCCGTGCCGCGCTCTATCCGGCCCTCACCGGTACGGGAGGCCGCGCTGACCCGCAGGGTGTCGCCCGGGCCGCCCTGCGTCATCCGGGCCCACGCCGCCTTGCAGGTCTCGCTGTAGCGCACCTCCACGTAGGTGCTGCCGATCGTCGCCGAGCCCGCCGTCGTCGCCCGCCGGCCGCCGCACCCCATGCTCTCGGGGTCCTTGCCCGTGCACGCGCCGCCCGCGCACCTGACGCCCGCCGGGAGACCGGCCGGGCTGCCGGCGTCCCGCGC is a window from the Streptomyces mobaraensis genome containing:
- a CDS encoding malate dehydrogenase; this encodes MTRTPVNVTVTGAAGQIGYALLFRIASGHLLGADVPVKLRLLEIPQGLKAAEGTAMELDDCAFPLLRGIEITDDPNVAFDGANVALLVGARPRTKGMERGDLLEANGGIFKPQGKAINDHAADDIKVLVVGNPANTNALIAQAAAPDVPAERFTAMTRLDHNRAISQLAKKTGTAVSDIKKLTIWGNHSATQYPDIFHAEVAGKNAAEVVNDEAWLADTFIPTVAKRGAAIIEARGASSAASAANAAIDHVHTWVNGTAAGDWTSMGIPSDGSYGVPEGLISSFPVTCKDGKYEIVQGLEINDFSRARIDASVKELEEERTAVRELGLL